cTGCTTTGTGAGTACAAGGTTTCAGTCTCTCAAGGTGAAGAAAATTTTAGAGGTTGGTGGTGGTAATAGTTGCGCAATCGTGTGAATGTTATGTGTTTCCTACCACaactaaattaatttaatttaaaaggaaaaaaacccatgaaTCAGATCCTGTCACTCCTGGCATAAAATTCTTCCATGGTTTTCTGTTGTGTTTAGGGTTAAGTCCAGGTTAATGGCTGTGGCTTACGAGGCCCTGTGTGGTCTGCCCTGATGCCTCTCACgcctctgtcccctgctctcTGAATTCTAGCCACGTGGGTTGCTTTCCAGGACCTTGGGCACATCCAGcaagccctgccctgccctgcatcCATGCGGTCCCCAtgcccctggctctgcccagaCTGCCCCCACACcaccagccaccctccctccagaGGAGGCCTTCCTGACCCCCGAGGTCCCCACAGCACCGAACCTCCTCCATCATCACATCCACCTCTCTTTACTGTCCACTCCGCAGCTGCCTATTTCCCCACGTGGACATGCACACCagcccctccagctgcagcctCCGTGCCAGCCCCCAGGTCCTGGAGAACAGTCGCTGCCCCTGCCACATGCCTCTGGGACAATAGAGAGCCAACCGTGGAGTTTCAAAGTGCTGCCCATGGGGTTGGCTCGGGTCATCCTAAGACATCAGCCTGCAATGATTTCCACCCTCTGGCTCACTCCTCAGTGAACGGAGGCAGTGCCTGGGGCCACCAGGGATGGAGCCCAAAGATGAAGGGACAACACGCAGCCTCCTCCTGGGTCCAGAGCCCTGAACCCAGCCTTCGGGTCCCAGCAGACCATCAATCAATCAGCACTTGTTTCCAGTACTGCAGGCGGTGCTGTCCTAGCTCAAGCTGGTCCAAAAGAGCAAGCCAAGCACGCCACCTGGTGGTGCAGCAAAGATGCAGCTCAGAGAACGAGGCTTTTCTGAACTCACTGAAAAGACAGATCTTCATACCTCGCGGTGTGTGAAAAACAATAAGCTTTAGGGGCATTCTAGAACCAGCTCGGACTTTATAAGAATCTGAGCTGATACCCGACCCCCTCCGGGATATAAGCCCCTCAGTACGTGCAGCCCCGCCCTAGTCACTGACCTCCGTCTCTCTCTTGTTTCCCTGTTTGACtcctttgttcactgctgtgcccACAATGGTCCTAgcatacagcaggtgctccataaatgtctTTAAGATGGAAGAAGGGGGCCCACTGGAGCCAAACTCTTCTGGGACCCCTTCTCCCTTCAGAGCTCCTCATACCTGTCTGCTGACCTGGAGGGGGACCGAGGTCCCAGTGACCCAAAGCAAGAATTGGATTTGATTGGCAGACACATAGCTATTTCGGCTTcagatgccccccacccccgatgTCGTGACTGTAGGATGATATCAAAAGCTGCAGCCCCTGGGCATGTGCCGACTGaaatgggagaggggaggtaaaAGCCAGTGAGTTCGTGGGGAAACAGAGCAGCCCTGATGAGACGGAGGTGGGTAGCAGAGAGGTGACCGTGATAATCGGCCAGCTCTGTGAGCGGGGCATCCCCACAGTCACTGCAGAGGCCTGTGTGGTGCCAAAGGCTGGGTCCCCCTCCCTCTTACCAAGCCCTGTCATCCCTCTCTGTCCTTCTGGAACAAACCCAACCACACACAAAGCTTTCTATTTCTCTACCTTTTCTCCATCCCCGCCGCCACTGTCTGGTGTGAGTTCGTTCCCATCATTTCCTCTCTGGGCGGCTGCAGGGCTTCTGTTCCGGGTTCCCTGACTTTGGTCTTAGTTCTCTCCATCCTTTCCACATGCTGCTGCCAAGGGATCATCCCAAAACACAAATTCCAGAGGGTCCTCTACTGTCCTCACCATGAAGACCAGACTCAGTCAGGCTTACCAAGCTCTGCTCAAGCCGGACCTGCCATCCTATCCCCGCTCTGCCGCTCTGCTTCACATGTACGGGATTCGCGCTAAGCTCCTGATGCTCGCCCGACAGGCCTCAGTGTCCTTTGCCTCTGTGTCTTTGCACACCATGTGCCCTCTGCCCCAAACTGCCCCAAGGCTTGTCCTGGCCTTGACCACGGTTGGTAAACTTCCCACCATTCCTTGAGGCTGAGGCAGACGGTGCTGAGACCGTTCATTTTCTCCCTTGTTACTTTCCATCTTAGAGTCTAGAAAGCAAACCATCCATTTCTCCATCCTCCCTTGTAGTCAGGGGTGGTCACATCACAGACACTGCCTAGCACTagtccttccctccttcttgtCTTGAACCAAGATGCAATGCCTGGTGCCACTGCAGCCATCCTATGACCATGTGGCAGTGTGCACCACATCAACCAAGGTCGAGGGCAAAGGTGAACAGTGCCTGGATCCTTTATGATAGGGTTCAGCTGCCAGGCCAACCCTGAGCAGCCTACCTCCAGAATTCTTGTCTTTAAGACTGAGGACACTGCGGGTCAAGCTTTCTATAATTTGCAGCCAAAAGCACTCCAAATTGAGACAGTGTCTCACTTCAAGCATTCCCTACTCATTGAAATTCATCCTGAAGCCGTGCTCCCATGACACCTTGCACATGACCCTGTCCCAGCACTGGCCACACTCACTgcattatattttttccttgttttcctctccCACTAACGCTGTGACCTTTTTGAGGAAAAAGATTGAGCCCTCCCACTTTTCATTCTTagttcccagcccagcctctggcaCACAGCAAATACTCGGTAAACGGATTTGCAGAATATGAGCCTAGGTTCCTATTTTCTCCTTACACTTAAATGATTTTGATTACAAGCTGCCTCGATTCCTTAtttgaaaaaggcaaagaaaatagcttaattgattttttttaaataaagaaataacttgAGGCAGATTACCGAAATATTGCAGAGGAACAAAAAGGCCGCAATATTCCTTAAGACTCTTCTCTGGGCGTTGCCCTGCAGGAAATGGGGACAGAGGGCCGGGGCCGGGACCCCTTCGcagcttctctcctcttcctctttgctGCCAACCTCACTCAGACACATATTTCCATTGGCCACAGGTGGCAGCTCGCTGCCCTGGGGAGCCCCGGCCCCAGCCGCAGGTCCGCTCTTGGGGCAGGAAGAAGCAAAGGGCGTGGTATCGCCGTTGCAGACCGTGACCACCCGCAGGGTTCTGATGTCCTCGGAGAGCTTCTCGGGCTCTCGGTGGACGGACTCAATGATGAAGAGGTTCTGGATGTACTTCTCGAGCACCACCAGGATGGAGTAGGGCAGGTTGTACCAGGTGTACGGGGGGCGGGACTCCGCACAGAGGATGGCCAAGATGGAGCCCCAGGAGATGAGCCAGGAGCCGGAGGCAGTGCCCACCAGCAGGTCCGCGTCCAGTTTGCGGGCTGGGTTTTTGGACTCATCCAGGGACTGCTCATCTACCCTATAGATCCAGATCCCAACCAGCCCTGCCGCTGCCATGAGCATCAGCAAGACGATGGCGTAGAGGTAGAACATGATGAGGGCCGACTCGCTCTTGGTTTTGGAGCGCCCGATCCGAATCAGatacaccaccaccaccccaatcGTGGTGGCCAGCGCCGTCAGGCCCAGGGCCGAGCCTGGCGTGACCCCGTGAAACCGGAACCGCATCTCCTGGTGCTGGTGACTGTCCACTTTGCGCCCGACGTTCTTCCACAGGACGTAGAGCATTGTGGAGGCCAGGATCTGGTACTCTATGTTGAAAGGGTAGAGGTAGTAGATCCCCTGCGAGATGGCAGAGCAGAGTGCTGGGGGCGTGCAGTTACACGGAGGCGTGTGGTCATCTAAGACTAGGGGACAGAGGCAGATCGCAAGGGAGGGCGATTAGCATGTTCAGTGGCCACACGGCAAACCACAAAGAAATACCCTTCCTGTGGATTCATGCTTGGGTTTGCCTGCTGAGTTAAAAGCTCATGTGTTTCATGGCGTATTATCACATTTAATATTATGGCTAAATTGACAGCCAGGAATACCCCCCAAAGAGGACTAATTACGTGAATTACATCTTATCCAGACATCAGATTATTGCCCAGCCATTGAAAATCGTATTGCAGAAATTTCCTGGACAACATATAAGGATGTTCACAAGATACTGTTGAACAAAAGCAGTTTCCCAAAGAGGATAGAGTATGAATTTGTTCTTCCAAGTAGATACACAGACGATACATAACTTTATGTAGAtagagagagaggcagacagacagaaaaaaatctggaCAGGCATAAACTAAAATGTTACCAATGGTTCTCTCTGGGTGGGGAAAATGGCaggtgatttttctttgtttttttcagtaaaagaaaTGTCTAGAATGtcttttttcccagctttattgagatgtaactgacatacGATGCTGTAAGTTTACGGTGCACAGTGTGTCATTTTCCTCTAGATTTTGCTTTGTTGTATTTCCTAAACCTTCTATATGAATAGGATTTACATGTgtgatttttaagttatttttaaaaaacaactttgtgAGGGAAAACGTCCCGTCTTGTCAGCAAAGATTTTCCTCTTGAGAACATCCGAAGCTAGCCAGTGTGGCATGAGCCGGAACCACCTTCCGGAAGACACCTGGCGATGGTGCCAAGGGCCGTTTCATAACTAGGAGGGGAAATTTTGTAAATTAATCatgaaataaacaacaaaaaccttaAGGATGATATAAAGTCTCTGGCCTATGATTCCAATCTATTCTGAGGGAAAAGTCAAAAATATAATCAAAGCATTAGGTAAAATTTTGTTGTGCGtggggctttttttgttttgttttttggttttttgttgttgttgtgggtttttgagaaagaaaaacaccttaACAGTTTAGAAAGTGTGAAGTGAATTTTGATATCCCCTTACAATAGAATCGTAGGCAGCcattaaaagttaaaatcaaGTTGTGTTTTAATGACACAAGAAAAGAATCATGTTAcaatacaatgggaaaaaaataagaacaaattttatatccagtatttttaaatgcacatcaCAACCTGGAACTCAGTTGTGAAATCAACTTAGAGAGAAgcaatcaatattttttaatggaattgtAATGGAATAAAATGGGATTGAATGAACAGAatcaaatataatataaatttaagaGTGTCTCTGATATAGTAAGATTATTATTTCAtgacatacacacatgcatatacatgcagGGATGTGTGCATTTGGGTTGCAGTGTAAAATCTGTTTCTTATTGTaggttgtagaaaaaaaaaacattgaatatttGCAGTATAATCTCaactataaatgaataaaaagtaaCTCTCTACCAAAAATCACTAGATGTTAACAGCACTTGACTGCACTCCCGGGTAGGTGACACGGTGGGTTTGTTTCTTTACACTTTGTAAAACAGTGGTTTTAATTTATGATATGATATGCATATACTACTTACAAAATCAGACAAAAGCTCTTTGTGGCAGCATTAATAGCTCTGTGGTAGCGCCTTTGCAGAACACTAAAATGTTCAGTTCCTAAGGAGTTCCCCGCCACTTATGACCCAGTACAATATGATGCAAAAGATAAGggaagaaatcagaggaaaacgTTCAGATTAACAGAATGTTAGTGCTGATGGactccttttttaaataaattaatctcaTCTCATCTTTCGCAGAGGTTTCTGAAGCCAGATTGCTAGGATTCAAACCCTGGCTCAATCACCTACTCACTGTGCAACCTTGGGTTACTTACTTAACTTTGTGGCTCAATGGCTTCATCTGTATGATGCAGTCATTGTAGCCTACCTCAGAGTACTGGGGCAGAATTTAATGTCCCAGCCACtcaaaaaaatgcttaataaaacTCTATTTTTGTTATTCTTGTCCTTGCTGTTACTGGTTTTGATACCAAGAGAGTGGCCATCCCAAGAGCGGGCTGCCAGCTGGGGTTGGTGAAGACACATCACGTGCACCCCTGCTGTTGTCTTTCCCACCCCACTGGTGAGGAAACGGGTTTAAAGTTCTCTCCGTGACTGCCCTGGCATTGAATAAAGTACAGAGATGCAGTACACGAAAGCTGGAAGGACTCGTGGAAAGTCCATGGTTCAGGTGCCCTCACTTTatgaatgagaaaaggaaggctcagagaggtcgaATGGtttccaaaggtcacacagcttgtacgTGATGGGAACAGGACCCAAACCCGAGACACCCAGTTCTAGTATACTGCTCCTTCCtctacccctcccctccctgcctttttCTCAACCCCAGTGTCCTAATAGAAAAGTGACAGATCACAAATGCTAAAgaactttgaaagaaaataaaaagattagcGCTACAGGAACAGGGggaaataaagatggaaaatggCCAACCAAGCAGAGTTGAATAAAACCTTCAAATGAACGAAAACCAATTAACCACAACATACCATTAGCCTTGTATGGATTTTTCAAAGCTACACTTTTAATAGAAAGTATTAGTAACAGAGGtttcattaaaaacacaaacagaaacaACCACCCGTCTTCCACGGTTGTAGACAAAGACCTTCGTTTCCACACCAAACTGGACCGTGAGAAACGGCGCTCAAAATGATGGCCCTTGGGTCTGACATGTCCCTGAGTCGTGGGAGAAACCTTTCATTATGCTCAGGGCACCCTACTTAAGGAGGCAGGATGAGAGACTTGGGAGGTTTTGAAAGATTTTCAACAACAGAGGATTGTCTGACTGATGTTGAGCTGGACGGACCCTGAAACCCGTCCCTCCAGCTCTGAACAGCCTGGTCTCTGCAGGTTCCCAGACATTCCCACGTGGCGGCGGGGCCACTGCTACCACTCACCTATGGTTATGTTCCCGAAGCCCAGGGTGATGAGCCGTTCCTTGTGCTCGTTGAGTTGGTGCTTTGACTCATTCAGGACGCTGTTGGCCCACAGAAGCAGGTTGGTGAACACCGAGTGGATCACCCCAAACCTGAAAAACacaaggatttatttctggagcAGCCCTGGGAAGCTCCAAGCCCCTTGGGGTGAGATAGAGACATTAAacacatgcgcgcgcacacacacacacacacacacacacacacacgcctcctTCTTAGCCGTGATTGTGGTTTTGTCTGGCATCTCAGGCTCTGGGTGggtcccctccctgcctgcctgggaGAAGCAGTTCTCTGGAAACTTCCAAAACCATAGTCTTGGCACTCGACCTTAATCTTGAACTTGCCAGTGTTCAACTCATTGTCTATGGGACAAAAACGTACTGGGTCTTGGAAGCAGGGATACAGGCATGGAAGTTTCCTCAAAGCAGGCTACCAACCCCACCATACCCTAAACCCTTTCTCccagaaaggaagaggagagaatgaTGAAGAAAAGATGAAAGGGCTACACTGAGAATCTGGAGAGTTGGGTACGCCCTTACTGTTGGTTGGCCAACCGCATGATTATTATCCACCCCCTCAGTCTTACCAGTTACTTCTGAAGACACCAAAACAAACCAGAGACACACTATCTGGTCTCCTTGCAGTTAggcatggccattctgaccagtaaGGTGAAATCTGCTGTGAACTACTGAAAAGCTTTTGCTTTCTTGATGAAAGAGGTAAGAATGAGAAAAGCCTATTTACTGTGCTTCTCCCCATTTTTTCCAGCCTTGAACGTAGACATGAAGGCTGGAGTTGCGGCAGCTACCTTGTGACCACAAAGCAACCAGCATGGGCTGAAACCCTCACCCACTGAGGATGGCAGAGTGGAAACATAGAAAGAGCCTGTTCTGTGATGACACCGCGGAGATGCTGAAGTCTGATAGGCTCGGGAGTTAGGCCATAGTCACAAACAGAATAAGTAACCACATTTGGGGTTTGAAAGTTAGCAAGCAACAAGGTTGTTCTAGTCCGACCCCAGGGTTCTGTCCCTCTGTATGTGCCACGCTGCCtcttgaggaaggagaaaaagaatgacGTGGAGAGTGGACTCTGGACTGTGGGAAACAGAGACGGGATCTGGGGGGATATGGTTCCAATGAGGTCACTGTCTGTTCCAAACCTCCGAAGTCTCCCCGTGGCTGCCAGCTGAGGACGTGTTCGCATCAGCAGCGTCCAGGGTACTTAACGAAGGGCCTTGCGTGGAGCAGGTGCAGCAAAGGCAGGTGATTTGAGAGACGCATTCCTTGAAACTTGTGTGTAACTGATCGCTTTCCAGTTGGAAAGCAGAGGCCGGAGGCTGCAACCAGGACACGCTTGTCCACCACCTGCCTAAGGGAAAATGGTGCAGCTGGGTACTCAACCCTGACCCTGCCTCTCCTCTGGATTTCAATCCCAGAAGACTCCTCTGGGGCTCCCATGAGCACCCGCAGGCAAAGCCTTTCCTCGTTTGAATTCTAGCTTCCTTTGGCCGCTTCCCAATGTCCAGGCACAAGTGGAGGAGGAAACGGTCACCTGTGGCGGGGGCGGGTCTGAGTTAGGCGCTTACCCGTCTTCTTGCGCCTGGCGCTTGCCCAGTTACTATAGACCGTGGCCAGCCTCCCCCTCGGGCATCGGGGAGGCATTGTATAGAGCCTTTGACAAACGCAGACAATGCTGTTTGCCTCAGGCCAGCTGGCTTTTCTTTTACTTATAATGCACACAGCtccccctttcttctctttcctgctcCAAACGGAGCTATCTAATCCCAGACCCTCTGCACCCAGGCAGGTGAGACCGCTGCCGCCCACAGCTGCTGCCTGTTCTGCCACGCATGCTCCCCGCGAGCTGGCAGCCTCCTGTGGGTTGGAGCTGGAAGCTGTCCTGCTAACTAAAGGCAGGCATCCCTTCCTCATGCCAGACTGCCTCTCCCCTACTTGGATCCCATAACCCCAGAGCACAATCAAGAGAAGGCTTTCGTGAGACATCGCTGACCTCATCTTTTTGTATCCAGCCCTCCTTTTGGAACTGCTGTTCCTCTAAACTTCACtcttgagaaaagaaaaggactcAAACCAGTAAAGGGACTTCCCACATCAGGAGAAAAGTCCCTGTAGGTACTAAAAGCATGGATACTGGAATATTGGCTTGAAAGaccagaaagaaaagagtaagtcCAGGAGTGTTGAGTTCTGAAAGCTCCAGGGCCTGGCAGACAACATCAGTGAATGAAGTGGGTGACATTAGGGGGTGGTGGGGACTGTAGCTAACTAAGGGGCCAGACTCTATCTGGAGGGAACAATTCCAACTCTAGCTCTTTGTTGCCAGACACATGTGGGATGGTCaaatcttccattttctttttttaagaaaagtctAATTCTAAAACCTAAAGGAGGTAAGTAACTCAAAAATGGTTAACACTTTGCCTGACAATCAAAACAAGCTAAATCAAGCTATAAGCATAGCAGGTTCAAACCACTCACTGTCCAGTTTAGGAAAGAGGCCCAGAGACAAGAAAGTGACTTGTCTCCAGTCACTCAAGAAGCAAGGTCAAGGCAGGACTGTGTCCCAGTCCTTCAGGGTTCCCTCAGATGAAAAGTTCTCATGGGAAATGTCTAGGTACGTGGCTTAGGGCAGCACTGTCCAAAAAAAGATAATGCAAGACACTGATGCAAGCCACATAAGTCATTTTCCGTTTCCTAGTAGCCACAGTAAAAGAATAGcaaaaaggaacaggaaaaaacaattttaatcatattttgtTAAACCCACTATATCTAACATACCACCATGTCAACATAGAATCAATACTAAAACAG
The Camelus bactrianus isolate YW-2024 breed Bactrian camel chromosome 2, ASM4877302v1, whole genome shotgun sequence genome window above contains:
- the OTOP1 gene encoding proton channel OTOP1, encoding MHEGQGPPASPQAARGGPDRVTSGPAACLPPQLPASGSPTSPASPAPRRGAVRASFPQKLAEALSSQYGLNVFVAGLLFLLAWAVHASGVGKSDLLCFLSALMLLQLLWMLWYVGRSSAHRRLIRPKDTHAGARWLRGSITLFAAITIILGCLKIGYFVGFSECLSATEGVFPVTHAVHTLLQVYFLWGHAKDIIQSFKTLERFGVIHSVFTNLLLWANSVLNESKHQLNEHKERLITLGFGNITIVLDDHTPPCNCTPPALCSAISQGIYYLYPFNIEYQILASTMLYVLWKNVGRKVDSHQHQEMRFRFHGVTPGSALGLTALATTIGVVVVYLIRIGRSKTKSESALIMFYLYAIVLLMLMAAAGLVGIWIYRVDEQSLDESKNPARKLDADLLVGTASGSWLISWGSILAILCAESRPPYTWYNLPYSILVVLEKYIQNLFIIESVHREPEKLSEDIRTLRVVTVCNGDTTPFASSCPKSGPAAGAGAPQGSELPPVANGNMCLSEVGSKEEEERSCEGVPAPALCPHFLQGNAQRRVLRNIAAFLFLCNISLWIPPAFGCRPEYDNGLEEIVFGFEPWIIVVNLAIPFSIFYRMHAAASLFEVYCKI